TCTCGCTCGACCTTCCCCGTGACTCCCTCATCGTCTTCACGGGTCTCTCCGGGTCGGGCAAGTCCTCGCTCGCCTTCGACACGATCTTCGCCGAGGGGCAGCGGCGTTACGTCGAGTCGCTGTCCTCCTACGCCCGGCAGTTCCTCGGGCAGATGGACAAGCCCGATGTGGACTTCATCGAGGGCCTGTCCCCGGCGGTCTCGATCGATCAGAAGTCGACCTCGCGCAACCCGCGCTCGACGGTCGGCACGATCACCGAGGTCTACGACTACCTCCGCCTGCTCTTCGCCCGCATCGGCAAGCCGCACTGTCCCGAGTGCGGGCGGCCGATCGCCCGGCAGTCGCCGCAGGCCATCGTCGACAAGGTGCTGGAGCTGCCCGAGGGCAGCCGCTTCCAGGTGCTCTCCCCCCTGGTGCGCGAGCGCAAGGGCGAGTTCGTCGACCTCTTCGCCGACCTCCAGACCAAGGGCTACAGCCGGGCCCGGGTCGACGGCGAGACCATCCAGCTCTCCGAGCCCCCGAAGCTCAAGAAGCAGGAGAAGCACACCATCGAGGTGGTCGTCGACCGCCTCACGGTCAAGGAGACCGCCAAGCGCCGGCTGACCGACTCCGTCGAGACCGCCCTCGGGCTCTCCGGCGGCATGGTCATCCTCGACTTCGTCGACCTGGAGCCGGACGACCCGCAGCGCGAGCGGATGTACTCGGAGCATCTGTACTGCGCCTACGACGACCTGTCCTTCGAGGAGCTGGAGCCCCGCTCCTTCTCCTTCAACTCGCCCTTCGGCGCCTGCCCGGACTGCACCGGCATCGGCACGCGCATGGAGGTCGACCCCGAGCTGATCGTCCCCGACGAGGACCGCTCCCTCGACGAGGGCGCCCTCCACCCCTGGTCCGGCGGCCACACCAAGGACTACTTCGGCCGCCTGATCGGCGCGCTGGCCGACGCCCTCGGATTCCGTACGGACATCCCGTGGGCGGGGCTGCCGGCCCGCGCCAAGAAGGCCCTGCTGTACGGGCACAAGACCCAGATCGAGGTCCGCTACCGCAACCGCTACGGCCGTCAGCGGGCGTACACCACCCCCTTCGAAGGCGCCGTGCCGTTCGTCAAGCGGCGGCACTCCGAGGCGGAGAGCGACAGCAGCCGCGAGCGCTTCGAGGGCTACATGCGCGAGGTGCCCTGCCCGACCTGTGAGGGCACGCGGCTGAAGCCGATCGTCCTCGCCGTCACGGTCCAGGAGAGGTCGATCGCCGAGGTCGCGGCCATGTCGATCAGCGACTGCGCCGACTTCCTGCGGGAGATGAAGCTCGACGCCCGCGAGAAGAAGATCGCCGAGCGGGTCCTCAAGGAGGTCAACGAGCGACTGAAGTTCCTGGTCGACGTCGGTCTGGACTACCTCTCGCTGAACCGCGCGGCGGGCACCCTCTCCGGCGGCGAGGCCCAGCGCATCCGCCTGGCCACCCAGATCGGCTCGGGCCTGGTGGGCGTGCTCTACGTCCTCGACGAGCCGTCGATCGGCCTGCACCAGCGCGACAACCACCGGCTGATCGAAACCCTGGTGCGGCTGCGCGACATGGGCAACACCCTGATCGTGGTGGAGCACGACGAGGACACCATCAAGGTGGCCGACTGGGTCGTCGACATCGGCCCGGGCGCCGGCGAGCACGGCGGCAAGGTCGTGCACAGCGGCCCGATGAAGCAGCTGCTGACCAACAAGGAGTCGATCACCGGTCAGTACCTCGCCGGCAAGAAGGCCATCGCGACGCCGGACATCCGCCGGCCCGCCGACGCCAAGCGGCAGCTGACGGTGCACGGCGCGAAGGAGAACAACCTCCGCGACATCGACGTCTCCTTCCCGCTCGGGGTGTTCACCGCCGTCACCGGCGTCTCCGGGTCCGGCAAGTCGACGCTGGTCAACGACATCCTCTACACCCACCTCGCGCGCGAGCTGAACGGCGCGAAGTCGGTGCCGGGCCGGCACACCCGGGTCGCGGGCGACGATCTGGTGGACAAGGTCGTGCACGTCGACCAGTCGCCGATCGGCCGTACCCCGCGCTCCAACCCGGCCACGTACACCGGGGTCTTCGACCACGTCCGCAAGCTCTTCGCGGAGACGATGGAGGCCAAGGTCCGCGGCTACCTGCCGGGACGCTTCTCCTTCAACGTCAAGGGTGGCCGCTGCGAGAACTGCTCCGGCGACGGCACCATCAAGATCGAGATGAACTTCCTGCCGGACGTGTATGTGCCGTGCGAGGTGTGCCACGGCGCGCGCTACAACCGCGAGACGCTGGAGGTCCACTACAAGGGCAAGTCCATCGCCGAGGTGCTGGACATGCCCATCGAGGAGGCGCTGAGCTTCTTCGAGGCGGTGCCGACCATCGCCCGGCACCTCAGGACGCTCCACGAGGTCGGCCTCGGCTACGTCCGCCTCGGGCAGTCCGCGCCGACGCTCTCCGGCGGCGAGGCCCAGCGCGTCAAGCTCGCCAGCGAACTGCAGAAGCGCTCGACGGGCAGCACCGTCTACGTCCTCGACGAGCCGACCACCGGTCTGCACTTCGACGACATCAGCAAGCTCATCAACGTGCTGTCCGGGCTGGTCGACAAGGGCAACACGGTGATCGTCATCGAGCACAACCTCGATGTGATCAAGACCGCTGACTGGGTCATCGACATGGGCCCCGAGGGCGGCAACGGCGGCGGTCTGGTCATCGCCGAGGGCTCCCCGGAGGACATCGCGTCGGTCCCGGCGAGCCACACCGGCAAGTTCCTGCGGGAGATCCTCGGCGACCGGGTCAGCGACGCCGCGACGGTGGCGGGGGCGGGCGGCAACCCCGGCCCGGCGAAGAAGGCCGCCAAGAGGACCACGACGACGGCAGCCAAGAAGACGCCGGCGACGACGACCGCGGCCAAGAAAACCGCGGCGAAGAAGACCGCGGCCAAGAAGACGACGGCGAAGTCCCGGCGGGCCACGTCCTGACGATGCCGGCGTAGCCGCACACGGCGGGCCGTCACCCTCCCCACCACGGGAGCGGTGACGGCCCGCCGCCGTCGGTACGCCCCTGGCCCCGCGGCTCCTACGCCCCGGGGCCCCGCCGGCGCCGCCGCGTCACGCCGCCAGTTCCGCCGCGAACGGCGGCTCCGCACCCGCGCGCGAGCAGGTGACGGCCGCCGCGCGGGCGGCGAAGCGGAGGATGTCCCGCCAGTCGTCCGCGCCGAGGGCGGCGACCGCGGCGTACGAGAGGGCGCCATGGGCGTCCAGGCGGTGCAGCAGCGCGGCATTGACGGTGTCACCGGCGCCGATCGTGTCGACGACCGTGACCGGCTCGCCCGGCACCGTCACCTCCCCGCCGTCCCGCGTCAGCACCGTCAGCCCGTCACCGCCACGGGTCAGCACGAGCGCCGCCGGTCCCGCGGCCAGCCACTCCCGGGCCGCCGCGACGACCGCGTCCGGAAGCCCGCCGCCGGCACCGCCCGCGGGGACCCCGGAACCGCCGGCGGCCCCGTCCGGGCCGCCCGCCGGCCCGGCAGGCGCCCCCGCCAGCCACAGCGCGTCCTCCTCCGACAGCTTCAGCAGCCCCAGATCCGGCAGCCAGGAGCGGAAGCGCGCCCGGTAGGCGTCCGCGTCCGGGATCAGGCCGGGCCGGATGTTCGGGTCGAGGGCGGTGAAGACTCCGCGCCGGGCCTCCCGGCGCAGCAGCGCCTCGTAGGCGCTCGCGCCCGGTTCCAGGACGAGCGAGCAGGTGCCCAGCGAGAGCGCCCGCACCCCCTCCGGCAGCGCCGGCGGCACCGCGAACAGCCGGTCGGCGGTGCCCTCGGCGTAGAAGCCGTAGCCCGCCGAGCCGTCCGGGCTGATGTCCGCCACCGCGAGGGTGGTCGGCTCACCGCCGCGCTGCACCAGCGAGGTGTCCACCCCGCCGCCGCGCAGCCCGTCGAGCAGCGCCTCGCCGAAGCTGTCGGTCGAGATCCGGGAGCAGAAGGTGGTGGGCGAGCCCAGCCGCCCCAGCGCGAGGGCGGTGTTGTACGGCCCGCCGCCGCGCCGCGGCAGCAGCGCGGGCAGCGGATCGCCCGGGGCGGACGGCTGCGGGCTGGGGACGAGGTCGATCAGCGCCTCGCCGGCGACGACGATCACGGGGTGCGGTTCCTTTCCTGGGCGGCCGGGGGAGCGGCCGGGGCGGGTTCGGCGCAGCCGCACGACGTACGGTGCACGAAGGCACAGGGGAGGCGGACGGTGCGCGGCGGGCGGTCCGGCTCCTGGAGGCGTTCCAGCAGCAGCCGTACCGCCGCCGCCCCGATGTCCTTGCTGGGCTGGGCGATCGCGGTCAGCCGGGGCGTGAAGAGATCGGCCCAGGAGAAGTCGTCGAAGCAGGCCAGCGCGATGTCCCGGGGCACCTGCAGGCCGAGTGCGCCGAGCGCCCGGAGCGCGCCGATGGTCATCGCGTTGTTGGCGGTGATGAGGGCGGTGGGCGGCTCCGGCGCGGCCAGCAGATGGCGGGTGGCGTCCTGGGCGCCCTCCGCCTCGGAGTTGCCGCCGGCCAGGAGTTCCGGCGCGAAGGGCAGGCCGCGGGCGCGCAGCCCGTCGCGGTAGCCCTGGACGCGCTCGGTGGTGGTGCTCAGCCCGGGCAGCCCTGCCACCAGGCCGATCCGGGTGTGCCCCAAGTCCGCCAGGTGCTCGACCAGTTGGCGCACCGGACCGGTGTTCTCGGCGCACACCTGGTCGTACGCATCGCCCACCAGCCGGTCCAGGAAGACGGTGGGCACCTCGCGCCGGGCCAGGTAGTCGACCATCTCGGCGGGCTCCGCGGACGGCGCGACGATCATGCCGTCCACCCGCCGCTCGTGCAGCAGCTGGACGACCTTGCGCTCGTGGTGCGGATCGTCGTGCGGGTCGGCGATCAGCAGGCTGTACCCGGCCTCCAGCGCACCGGCCTCGACGCCCTGGAGGATCTCGGTGAAGTACGGGTTGCTGATCGCGGAGACCGCCAGGCCGATGGAGCGGGTGCGGGAGGTGACCAGCGAGCGGGCCAGGGTGTTGTGGGTGTAGCCCAGCTCCTCGATGGCGCCGAGCACCGCGGCCCGGGTGTCCGGGCGCACCGGCCGGGTCTCGTTCAGTACGTGCGAGACCGTGGCGACGGAGACCCCCGCCCGCCGCGCCACATCCACCATCGTCGTCATCCGGCTCTTCCTCCCCGCGCGCGGCGCCACGGCGGCGCCCACGGCCGTGCCCGGCACGGCCTCGTCCCGCGAGTCCACCACACTACGAGCATCCGACCGCAAACGTAAACGCTTGCGTAAGCGTTTACGTCCTGGCGGCTTTTCTGTAAGGTCCCCGGCATCGCACCAGCACGACGTCGTGAGGAGGCGCCGATGCGCGCTCTCGTGGTCACCGCACCGGGCAATCCGGGGAGCACCGCGGTCACCGAACTGCCCGACCCCCGCCCGGAACCCGATGAGGTGGTCGTGCGGGTCACGTCCTGCGGGCTGTGCGGCACCGATATGCACCTCCTCGGCGGCGAACTGCCCGCCGCGGCCTACCCGTTGGTCCCCGGGCACGAGCTGACCGGCGAGATCGTGGCCGTCGGCGCGGCGGTCACCGGCCGGGCGGTCGGCGAGCGGGTCGCGGTCGACCCCAACATGCCGTGCGGCGCCTGCCACTACTGCCGGATCGGCCGCGGCAACCTCTGCGAGGACTACGCCGCGATCGGCGTCACCCGCGCCGGCGGCTTCGCCGAACTGGTCGCCGTACCGGAACGCTGCTGCTACGTCCTGCCCGACGGCCTCTCGGAAGCCGCGGCCGGGCTCGTCGAGCCGCTCTCCTGCGCGGTGCACGGCCTGAACCGGCTGCCGCGCCGCCCCGGCGAGCACTATCTGATCTACGGCGCCGGCACCATGGGGCTGATGATGGCCGCGCTCGTACGGACCGCGGGCGCCGCCTCGGTCAGCGTCGTGGACCTCAACGAGGACCGGCTGGCGTTCGCCCGTACCTTCGGCGTGGACGCCGCCGCGACCGGCGCCGACCAGCTCCGCCGGACGCCCGGCTTCGAGGTCGTGATCGACGCGACCGGGGCCGTCGCGGCCATCGAGGACGGCCTGGGACGGGTGCGCCGCGGCGGCACCTTCCTCCAGTTCGGCGTCGCCGACCCGGCCCGTTCGGCGTCCTTCTCCCCGTACCGCGTCTACCACCACGAGATCGACATCATCGGCTCGATGGCGGTGCACAACAGCTTCCAGCCGGCCATCGACCTGCTCGCCGCCGGCCTCGGCGGATTCGCCGTCGACTCACTGGTCAGCGACGTCTACGGGCTGGACGGCTTCGACGAGGCGGTGGCCCGCTTCCGGGCCGGCACCGGCCGCAAGATCCACATCGCCCCGCAGAAGGGCTGAACGACCGTGCCCGCACGCTTCAAGAACGCGCTGATCTGGGTCTTCGGTGCCCTCGGCGGCATCCTGTGGGGCTATGACACCGGGGTCATCTCCGGCGCCATGCTCTTCATCAAGAACGACATCGCCCTCACCCCGCTGCTGGAAGGTCTGGTCGTTTCGGGCCTCCTGGTGGGGGCCATGCTCGGCGCCGGCCTGTCGGGGCGGCTGAGCGATTCCTGGGGCCGGCGCCGGCTGATCCTCGCGGCCTCCGGGGTCTTCATCCTGGGCACCCTCGGCGCCGCCCTCGCCACCGGGGCGGCCGCGCTGATCGGCTTCCGGTTCGTCCTCGGCATCGGCGTCGGCATCGCCTCCGTCGTCGTCCCGCTCTACCTCACCGAACTCGCGCCCGCGCACGTCCGCGGCGGGCTGACCTCGCTGATGCAACTCCTGGTCACCGTCGGCATCTTCGTCGCCTACGTCACCGACTACCTGCTGGCCGGCGCCGGGGCGTGGCGCTGGATGATCGGCCTGGGCACCGTCCCCGCGGCGGTCCTCGCGCTGGGCATCCTCACCCAGCCGGAGAGCCCGCGCTGGCTGGTGGGCAGGGGCCGCAGCGCCGAGGCCCGCACGGTGCTGACCCGGCTGCGCGGCGACGCCGGGGCGGCGGGGCAGGAGCTGGCCGAGATCGAGCGGACCGAGCGCGCGGAACGGGAGCAGAGCGAGCCGCTGACCCTGCGCCGCCTGCTGTCGCCGCGGCTGCGGCCGGTGTTCGTGGCCGGCATGCTGCTGGTCCTCTTCCAGAACTTCGTCGGCATCAACACGATCATCTACTACGCCCCGACCCTGCTCACCGACATCGGGTTCGGCTCCGACGGCGCCATCCTCGCCAACGTCGGCATCGGCCTGCTCAACATGCTGATGACGCTGCCCGCGATGCGGCTGATCGACCGCAGGGGGCGCAAACCGCTGCTGCTCCTCGGGGCGCTGGGGATGTGCGCGGCGATGGTGCTGCTGGCCGTGACCAACCTCTCCGGGCTCGGCTACGGCGCGCTGCTCTCCGCCCTCACCCTGCTCGGCATCGCGCTGTACATCGGCTCCTTCGCGATCTCCTGGGGACCGGTGCAGTGGGTGATGCTGCCCGAGCTGTTCCCGATGCGGATCCGGGCCGCCGCGGTGAGCCTGTGCGTGCTGTTCAACTGGCTGTTCAACATGGTCGTGGCGCTGCTCTTCCCGTCCCTGCTGCACGCCTGGGGCGCCGGGGCCAACTTCCTGATCTTCGCCGGAACGACCCTGCTGGCGTTCTGCTTCGTCCACAAGCTGCTGCCGGAGACCAAGGGCCGCAGCCTGGAGGAGATCGAACAGGACCTGCTGCACGGTGGCCCGGCCCGGTCGGAATCGGCCCGCTCCGCCCCGGTATCGTCGGGGGCCGAAGCCGTCTGACCCCGTCGCCCTGGAGCAGCCATGAGCAAGTCCCCCGCCCGCCGGACCGTGCTGCGGGGGGCCGCGCTCGCGGGTGCCGCCGGCTTCGGGCTGGCGGCCTGCTCGCCGGGGGACGCGGACGGGAACGACTCGGGGGTGCCCGACAAGCCGGTCGAGCTGGGGGCCGCCGCCGACGTCCCGGTGGGCGGCGCCAGGCTCTACCGCGAGGACCGGCTGGTCGTCTCGCAGCCCACCAAGGGCAAGTACAAGTGCTTCAGCGCCAAGTGCACCCACGCCGGCTGCATCCTGTCCGACGTCGAGAAGAAGGAAGGCAGCTGCCCCTGCCACGGCAGCCGCTTCGACGTCACGACCGGCAAGGTCGTCCAGGGCCCGGCCGCCGAGCCGCTGCCCGAGGTCCCGGTCCGGGCCGAGGGCGGCAAGCTGATCGCCGGCTGAGGCGGCCGGCCGCCCGGGCCCGGCGCCCCGCTGTCACCCCCAGTCCCAGCCGATCCCCAGGATGCCCGGCCGTACGCCCTGCTCCACGAGGTGGACCGCGTGGTGCCGGCCGCTGAGCGTCAGCTCCTGCTGGGCGCTGCGCGGGGCGCCCGCCGACGCCTGGGCGAAGCGGCGGCAGCGCACCGGCAGCGCCGCCTCGTCGAAGCGCACCTGCAGGACGTACTGGCCGCCGGCGAAGCTGAAGCCGCGCAGGTACTCGGCGCTGGGGCCGCCGCTGCCGTCCTCGAAGGCGTAGCCGAAGACATGGGTCTCACCGGCCCGCAGCCGGGTGTCGAAGAGCAGCTCGGCGACCACCACCCCGGCCTCGGCGTCGCCGCGGACCCGGCCCAGGCGGCAGTTCTCCCCGGTCCGCACCCGTACCCGCGACGGATCGCAGCCCGTCTCGCCCCGGTGGATGGCGACGTAGCGGTCCACGCCGTCCCGGTGCGCGCGGACCACCTGCAGCGACTCCCGCTCGGCGAGCCGGCGGGCGGGGCCGATGCGTACCCGCTCGTGGTGGCCCACGGTGTGCAGCCCGCCGTCCGCGGGGATCTCCAGCTCGGTGAAGAGCCGCTGCAGCGTGCCGGCCGGCGCCACCAGCGAACGGTACGAGCGGGCGGCCGGGCGCTCGGCCTCCGGGCGTCCGCCCTCGGGGACCAGCAGCCGGTGCAGCGAGTGCGCGGGCAGGTCGAGCACCTCCTCCAGGGCACGCACCGCCCGCAGCGACTCCGGGCGCTGCGGGCGCCGGGCCCCCTGCTGCCAGTAGCTCAGGCTGGTCACCCCGATGGTGATGCCGCGCTGGGCGAGCTTGTGCTGGACGCGGGTGAGCGCGAGTCCGCGGGCGGTGAGCGCCGAGCGCAGCGCGAGGTGGAAGGGGCCGGTCCGCAGCAGCTGCGCCAGCTCGGCGGCCTGGGGAGCGTTCTGTGCCATTGCCTCGTTCCTCCGGCGCGCCGGTGAACGTTCACAACCGGATCGCACGCCGCGCACTCTGCCTGCCTGTTCACTGCAGTACGCCGGGCACCGGCCGTTCACATCCGGGCCCGTTCGTACACACCCCCATGTCATTCCGCATTGAAGCGTGTTGACCTGCCTGCGACAACACCCGATGCTCCTTCGCAAGCATCCGGATGCGCTCCTCTCACCCCTCACCCCCCAGTCGGGAGGAACGCCATGCTCCGTGCACTCCCCGCACGCCGTTCACGCCGCAGATGGTTCGCGGCCGCGGCGCTCACCGTCGGCGTACTGACCATGCTCCCGGGGACGGCCGCCGCCGCGGCCGGGCCCCCGGCGCACGCCCCCGCGCACACCGCGCCCGCCCTGCGCACCGCCAACCGCCTCGACATCGCCATGCAGGCCCAGGAGCAGACCAACTGGTGCTGGGCCGGCTCCGGCAACACCATCGCGGCCTGGTACGGCAGGAACTACAGTCAGAACCAGTTCTGCAACGCCGCGTTCAACCGCGCGCAGGGCACCACCTGCCCCAACGACCAGGCCACCCTGGGCAATGTGCAGAACGCCTTCAACTGGATGGGCATCAGCCCGGGCTCCTACGTGACGGGATGGCTGCGCTACTCCACCGTCCAGACCGAGATCAACGCCAACCGTCCCATCGAGACCCGCATCCAGTGGGCCTCCGGCGGCGGCCACATGCACGTCGTCTACGGCTACGACACCGACCGCAACTGGGTCTACTGGGGCGACCCCTGGGCGTCCAACTACCGCTACAACTGGGGTGACTTCGGCTACTACGTGAACGGCAGCTCCTTCTCCTGGACGCACTCCCTCTACCGGATAGGAGCCTGAACCATGACGAAGCGCACCGCAGTCCGCGCCGTCACCACCGGGGCGCTGGCCACCGTCCTGCTCGGCCTCGCGCCGCACGCCGCGCTCGCCGCACCGGTGCCCGCGCCCCAGGCCCCCGGACGGGCCGGCGTCGCCGCGGCCCGCGCGGCGGCCACCGACCCGGCGACCCTGGGCACCCTCGCCCGGTTCTTCGCCGCCGAACGGAAGCGCGGCGGCGGCGCGGCGGCCGCACCCGG
The sequence above is a segment of the Streptomyces lydicus genome. Coding sequences within it:
- the uvrA gene encoding excinuclease ABC subunit UvrA, coding for MADRLIVRGAREHNLKNVSLDLPRDSLIVFTGLSGSGKSSLAFDTIFAEGQRRYVESLSSYARQFLGQMDKPDVDFIEGLSPAVSIDQKSTSRNPRSTVGTITEVYDYLRLLFARIGKPHCPECGRPIARQSPQAIVDKVLELPEGSRFQVLSPLVRERKGEFVDLFADLQTKGYSRARVDGETIQLSEPPKLKKQEKHTIEVVVDRLTVKETAKRRLTDSVETALGLSGGMVILDFVDLEPDDPQRERMYSEHLYCAYDDLSFEELEPRSFSFNSPFGACPDCTGIGTRMEVDPELIVPDEDRSLDEGALHPWSGGHTKDYFGRLIGALADALGFRTDIPWAGLPARAKKALLYGHKTQIEVRYRNRYGRQRAYTTPFEGAVPFVKRRHSEAESDSSRERFEGYMREVPCPTCEGTRLKPIVLAVTVQERSIAEVAAMSISDCADFLREMKLDAREKKIAERVLKEVNERLKFLVDVGLDYLSLNRAAGTLSGGEAQRIRLATQIGSGLVGVLYVLDEPSIGLHQRDNHRLIETLVRLRDMGNTLIVVEHDEDTIKVADWVVDIGPGAGEHGGKVVHSGPMKQLLTNKESITGQYLAGKKAIATPDIRRPADAKRQLTVHGAKENNLRDIDVSFPLGVFTAVTGVSGSGKSTLVNDILYTHLARELNGAKSVPGRHTRVAGDDLVDKVVHVDQSPIGRTPRSNPATYTGVFDHVRKLFAETMEAKVRGYLPGRFSFNVKGGRCENCSGDGTIKIEMNFLPDVYVPCEVCHGARYNRETLEVHYKGKSIAEVLDMPIEEALSFFEAVPTIARHLRTLHEVGLGYVRLGQSAPTLSGGEAQRVKLASELQKRSTGSTVYVLDEPTTGLHFDDISKLINVLSGLVDKGNTVIVIEHNLDVIKTADWVIDMGPEGGNGGGLVIAEGSPEDIASVPASHTGKFLREILGDRVSDAATVAGAGGNPGPAKKAAKRTTTTAAKKTPATTTAAKKTAAKKTAAKKTTAKSRRATS
- a CDS encoding carbohydrate kinase family protein, which gives rise to MIVVAGEALIDLVPSPQPSAPGDPLPALLPRRGGGPYNTALALGRLGSPTTFCSRISTDSFGEALLDGLRGGGVDTSLVQRGGEPTTLAVADISPDGSAGYGFYAEGTADRLFAVPPALPEGVRALSLGTCSLVLEPGASAYEALLRREARRGVFTALDPNIRPGLIPDADAYRARFRSWLPDLGLLKLSEEDALWLAGAPAGPAGGPDGAAGGSGVPAGGAGGGLPDAVVAAAREWLAAGPAALVLTRGGDGLTVLTRDGGEVTVPGEPVTVVDTIGAGDTVNAALLHRLDAHGALSYAAVAALGADDWRDILRFAARAAAVTCSRAGAEPPFAAELAA
- a CDS encoding LacI family DNA-binding transcriptional regulator, which translates into the protein MTTMVDVARRAGVSVATVSHVLNETRPVRPDTRAAVLGAIEELGYTHNTLARSLVTSRTRSIGLAVSAISNPYFTEILQGVEAGALEAGYSLLIADPHDDPHHERKVVQLLHERRVDGMIVAPSAEPAEMVDYLARREVPTVFLDRLVGDAYDQVCAENTGPVRQLVEHLADLGHTRIGLVAGLPGLSTTTERVQGYRDGLRARGLPFAPELLAGGNSEAEGAQDATRHLLAAPEPPTALITANNAMTIGALRALGALGLQVPRDIALACFDDFSWADLFTPRLTAIAQPSKDIGAAAVRLLLERLQEPDRPPRTVRLPCAFVHRTSCGCAEPAPAAPPAAQERNRTP
- a CDS encoding zinc-dependent alcohol dehydrogenase family protein; translation: MRALVVTAPGNPGSTAVTELPDPRPEPDEVVVRVTSCGLCGTDMHLLGGELPAAAYPLVPGHELTGEIVAVGAAVTGRAVGERVAVDPNMPCGACHYCRIGRGNLCEDYAAIGVTRAGGFAELVAVPERCCYVLPDGLSEAAAGLVEPLSCAVHGLNRLPRRPGEHYLIYGAGTMGLMMAALVRTAGAASVSVVDLNEDRLAFARTFGVDAAATGADQLRRTPGFEVVIDATGAVAAIEDGLGRVRRGGTFLQFGVADPARSASFSPYRVYHHEIDIIGSMAVHNSFQPAIDLLAAGLGGFAVDSLVSDVYGLDGFDEAVARFRAGTGRKIHIAPQKG
- a CDS encoding sugar porter family MFS transporter; amino-acid sequence: MPARFKNALIWVFGALGGILWGYDTGVISGAMLFIKNDIALTPLLEGLVVSGLLVGAMLGAGLSGRLSDSWGRRRLILAASGVFILGTLGAALATGAAALIGFRFVLGIGVGIASVVVPLYLTELAPAHVRGGLTSLMQLLVTVGIFVAYVTDYLLAGAGAWRWMIGLGTVPAAVLALGILTQPESPRWLVGRGRSAEARTVLTRLRGDAGAAGQELAEIERTERAEREQSEPLTLRRLLSPRLRPVFVAGMLLVLFQNFVGINTIIYYAPTLLTDIGFGSDGAILANVGIGLLNMLMTLPAMRLIDRRGRKPLLLLGALGMCAAMVLLAVTNLSGLGYGALLSALTLLGIALYIGSFAISWGPVQWVMLPELFPMRIRAAAVSLCVLFNWLFNMVVALLFPSLLHAWGAGANFLIFAGTTLLAFCFVHKLLPETKGRSLEEIEQDLLHGGPARSESARSAPVSSGAEAV
- a CDS encoding Rieske (2Fe-2S) protein, producing MSKSPARRTVLRGAALAGAAGFGLAACSPGDADGNDSGVPDKPVELGAAADVPVGGARLYREDRLVVSQPTKGKYKCFSAKCTHAGCILSDVEKKEGSCPCHGSRFDVTTGKVVQGPAAEPLPEVPVRAEGGKLIAG
- a CDS encoding papain-like cysteine protease family protein — protein: MLRALPARRSRRRWFAAAALTVGVLTMLPGTAAAAAGPPAHAPAHTAPALRTANRLDIAMQAQEQTNWCWAGSGNTIAAWYGRNYSQNQFCNAAFNRAQGTTCPNDQATLGNVQNAFNWMGISPGSYVTGWLRYSTVQTEINANRPIETRIQWASGGGHMHVVYGYDTDRNWVYWGDPWASNYRYNWGDFGYYVNGSSFSWTHSLYRIGA